The DNA sequence TTAACTCGTTCTAATTGACCTTCTGTCAAGCGATAAGTTTCATCTCCTAAAAAAGTGATTTCTTGGTCATGAGTAACTAACAGAATACTGTGTCCTTTTTGATGTAGTTCCTTGAGCGTGTTTAACACAGCATCACGATTTTTTTGGTCGAGGTTCCCCGTTGGTTCATCACATATCAATAATTTAGGGGAATTTATAAGGGCTCGAGCAATCGCTGTCCTCTGTTTCTCCCCACCAGACAACTGTGTGGGGAAATAGTGTCTACGATGATGGAGTCCAAACTGAGTTAACAACTCTTCAGCTTTTTTTTGTAGCACTAGCTTATTTTCATAAGGAACCATTGGCATCATGACATTATCTAGTACAGTAAATTGATCAAAGAGACGATAGTCTTGAAAGACAAACCCAATCTTATTTCTTCGAAACTCGGGAATATCATCTCCTTTAGCCTTTTCTAAATGCCAGTCATCAAAAATGATTTCTGAACCTTCGTCCAGCTTTTCAATTCCTCCGATACATTTTAATAATGTAGATTTCCCCGAGCCAGAAGGTCCAACAATTGTGATCCATGTTCCGTTTTTAATGGTAAGCGTGATTCCATTTAATACTAGTATTTTTTCTGTCGAGGTTTTATACTCTTTCGATAAATGGTTGATGACAATAGCCATTCTGTTACCCCCTTTATTACATATATACATATTTTCTAGTAAATGCAGTCACATTCCACCAGCTGAGCAGCACAACTAGTGTGAACCAGAAAGCGGTAAATAAGAAAATCCAGACGAATAACCCCTCTAGTCCAATGGTTACATAAAATATGAGGATACTTATGAATAAACCGATCAAAACTGCGACCGATGACCATAGCACAACCTCAGCTAGTAAAAATAGTGTTACCTTATTCCGTGTCCAACCTATTAGAGCCAATAGATGAATTTCTTCCAAGCGATGTCTCCATAAATGACGAAGCGCCTCTATTAATGTCAGCGCAGTGAGAACGTAAGCAAGACCCAAAATTATATACTGTATGATTTCTGTTTGAACATGGACATATTCACCAAGTCTCGTCAATGTTGTCTTCTCCTCAGTTCGTAATAACGATGAAAATACATAGATGGACAACACGCTGGACATAATAATTTGTATAAACACATTAAGTAATTGCTTTTGGTAGTATATTAGATTTTTCTTCGTAAGAGAAGCCTTCGGTCGGCCCACTTTACCTCTCAATTGCCGCCCCCTTAGTAGGAAAGCAATCAGTGCTATTATAGTAGCAAACATGGAAATGACGGCATAGAGGAATAAGACATTTATCTCAACGACTCCACTGACGATTAAACTATTAAGTAACAGTCCACTACCTACAATCGAGATCACTATTAAATAAGCAAATTCTTTGGCAAAGAATCTTGATGTATGCTTTCGCTCCCAACCAAGTAATTGTAGAAGCTCTTCGTCTCGTCGTTGACGTTCACTCCAGAGTCGAAGCCTATTCCAAAATGTCGAACCACCTATGAAAACAAATAGCCCGGTAATCATTACCGTAAGCACGTTCCAGCTTGTTAAAATCGTATCCGCTGCTCCCAAAGTCGTTGTTGGTTGAATGACGGTTCCAAAACCTTCAACATCAATTACCAATTGCTGATGAGAAGCTCCTGCAACAATATCAACTTGAAAGCCTTTAGCAGCAATCTTATCTGCCACCTGTTGAATCACCCCTGCTGCTTCTACTGTATAGCCATCAATTCCAGTAACAACAACCCGGATTGCATCAATTGGCGCTTCTCCTTTGAAGTGCTCTGCCCATTCAATTGACGTAATTCCATGTGCGGGAAGTGGTAGAAAACTTCCGGGTAACGCAGTCGGTTGGATCGGATTCCCATTTAAAGTTGTTTCTTCAAAATTGTAAATCCCTAGAGGACTAGCAGCAAGAATGTTTGAATTCTCATTGACCGAAATTGTGTCGACGGTTTCAAAATATGTCAACGTTTCCTCCTCCACAACTGGTGCAGCAAAAGAGCGATTGATTAAATAATCAAACGTATTCTGACGTTGAATAGCTGATATTTCGCGATAAATTGGAATCCCGTTATCATGTTGGTTCAGCTTTTCTACTATAATTTGGTCTGGTGTAAAAGAGTAGTCAACCTGAGATAATAGATAGTAGACATCCTGTGACTTAAGATCCTCTACAAAGGTAAAATCGTCGTGAATTTCTGAATCCCATTCTTCCGCTCTCTTTAATTGATAAGCACGATCAAGAAAGAAATTGTATTCATTTAGTGCTGATAATTGCTTAGAAAAATCAATTGAATAGTTTTCTTTTGAAAGGGTTTCTATATCGCTTAATGAATCAAAAAATTCTAAAAATATTGGCTCATCATCAAATGATAACAACGGCCATTCTGGACTAGGATTAATGCCAAGCTGTTCCTTTCCTTTACGAATTAGCCGAATCGTTTCTTCATTCGATATGTTAAGTCGTTCAATTTTCAAATCTACAAAGAGTGGAACAGCGCTTTCACTTACATTAACAATTGGAAATACTTTTGAGTTTTCTTCCATTAAACTACTTGCTTTAGGTTCTCTTAGTAATGAGCCTAATGAAATCGTTGTTAATGCTTCTTCTTCAAATGGATCAACAGCAACAATGGGGTGAAATGTCGTAGGTATGGGTATCACATGATGCCCCGAGTGAAAAAGGTTAATCAATTCACTTTTCGTTATTGTGTCTTTACCATCAAAAAAAGCTTCACTGTTTGGAAGGGAATAAGCAACATGTTCATTAACTAGATATGTATTCATACCATCATCCGTGTAGAATGATACAGTATAGCGGATAGGTTCATCCAAAATAGGGAGGTCAAATGATCTTTGTGTCATTGTATAATACCCTAAAGCGGCAATTGGAGCAGCAATTTCAACTTCTTCAATTTGCTGAATCTCCCGCCATTCTGACAATGTTATTCCACCTTTACCTACTCCAAGATAGTTTTCTTCTACTATTCCTATCTTTTTTTCTAGCTCTGAATGGGCATCAACTGGTCGAACAAGTAAATCATAGCTTCCACGGGCAAAATCTGTAATCTCCATTTGAACAGTCGCATCAGCTGAACGGAGGGTTGATAAAGCAATGGGAAGAAAAGTTATCAGTAATATGAGTATGGCTACTGTAAATAGAAAGGCTCTTTTGTGATGTTTTATCTGCTTGAATAATAAACTTCGCATAAATAAGGCCTCCATTTATTTAATAACAGAGGGGAAACCCCCTCTGTTCCCTTTTTTTATTATCTTTTCCAGACTATTATAGATCCAGTTGTCCAAGGTGAAGC is a window from the Anaerobacillus sp. CMMVII genome containing:
- a CDS encoding ABC transporter ATP-binding protein, giving the protein MAIVINHLSKEYKTSTEKILVLNGITLTIKNGTWITIVGPSGSGKSTLLKCIGGIEKLDEGSEIIFDDWHLEKAKGDDIPEFRRNKIGFVFQDYRLFDQFTVLDNVMMPMVPYENKLVLQKKAEELLTQFGLHHRRHYFPTQLSGGEKQRTAIARALINSPKLLICDEPTGNLDQKNRDAVLNTLKELHQKGHSILLVTHDQEITFLGDETYRLTEGQLERVKREDMGIKM
- a CDS encoding ABC transporter permease, whose amino-acid sequence is MRSLLFKQIKHHKRAFLFTVAILILLITFLPIALSTLRSADATVQMEITDFARGSYDLLVRPVDAHSELEKKIGIVEENYLGVGKGGITLSEWREIQQIEEVEIAAPIAALGYYTMTQRSFDLPILDEPIRYTVSFYTDDGMNTYLVNEHVAYSLPNSEAFFDGKDTITKSELINLFHSGHHVIPIPTTFHPIVAVDPFEEEALTTISLGSLLREPKASSLMEENSKVFPIVNVSESAVPLFVDLKIERLNISNEETIRLIRKGKEQLGINPSPEWPLLSFDDEPIFLEFFDSLSDIETLSKENYSIDFSKQLSALNEYNFFLDRAYQLKRAEEWDSEIHDDFTFVEDLKSQDVYYLLSQVDYSFTPDQIIVEKLNQHDNGIPIYREISAIQRQNTFDYLINRSFAAPVVEEETLTYFETVDTISVNENSNILAASPLGIYNFEETTLNGNPIQPTALPGSFLPLPAHGITSIEWAEHFKGEAPIDAIRVVVTGIDGYTVEAAGVIQQVADKIAAKGFQVDIVAGASHQQLVIDVEGFGTVIQPTTTLGAADTILTSWNVLTVMITGLFVFIGGSTFWNRLRLWSERQRRDEELLQLLGWERKHTSRFFAKEFAYLIVISIVGSGLLLNSLIVSGVVEINVLFLYAVISMFATIIALIAFLLRGRQLRGKVGRPKASLTKKNLIYYQKQLLNVFIQIIMSSVLSIYVFSSLLRTEEKTTLTRLGEYVHVQTEIIQYIILGLAYVLTALTLIEALRHLWRHRLEEIHLLALIGWTRNKVTLFLLAEVVLWSSVAVLIGLFISILIFYVTIGLEGLFVWIFLFTAFWFTLVVLLSWWNVTAFTRKYVYM